Proteins from a genomic interval of Benincasa hispida cultivar B227 chromosome 7, ASM972705v1, whole genome shotgun sequence:
- the LOC120081787 gene encoding LOW QUALITY PROTEIN: NAD(P)H:quinone oxidoreductase-like (The sequence of the model RefSeq protein was modified relative to this genomic sequence to represent the inferred CDS: deleted 2 bases in 1 codon): MTVVKAVALCGSLRKASYNRGLIRAAVEICKESIELEGIEIEYLEVEPLPMLNTDLETPPSGFPAVVEAFRQKIRDSDCILFASPEYNYSIAAPLKNAIDWASRPPNAFAGKAAAIVSAGGGFGGALAQFHLRQVGVFLDLHFVNKPELHVNAFQPPLKFNENGDLIDQETYQRLKQVLLSLKNLSLRLQSN; this comes from the exons ATGACGGTGGTTAAAGCGGTGGCTCTGTGTGGGTCTCTTCGTAAGGCTTCATATAATCGTGGCCTTATTCGAGCCG CGGTGGAGATTTGTAAGGAATCCATTGAGCTTGAGGGGATTGAAATTGAGTATCTGGAAGTGGAGCCTTTGCCGATGCTTAATACGGATCTTGAAACTCCGCCCTCAGGTTTTCCGGCGGTGGTTGAGGCTTTCCGGCAGAAGATCCGTGATTCCGATTGTATTCTCTTTGCCTCTCCTGAGTATAATTACTCCATTGCcg CTCCTTTAAAGAAT GCAATTGATTGGGCATCAAGGCCACCGAACGCGTTCGCCGGGAAGGCGGCAGCGATAGTGAGTGCCGGCGGCGGGTTCGGCGGCGCGTTGGCACAATTCCATCTCCGGCAAGTGGGAGTGTTCTTAGACCTTCACTTTGTGAACAAGCCTGAGCTTCATGTGAATGCATTTCAACCACCgctcaaattcaatgaaaatggCGACTTGATTGATCAAGAAACCTACCAGAGGTTGAAACAAGTTCTTCTTTCTCTCAAGAACCTTTCCCTACGCCTCCagtccaattaa